The genomic region CGGTGCCGGATGTAGAAGACGCTGTGGCAAATTCGAGCGAGGCAGAAGCCCCAGAAGTAAACCCGGGTCATGAACATCGAGGGCTGGGTCAGCGCGTAGAACAGCGCCGCACCAAAGAACGGCAGGATGTTCTCCAAGTCGTTACGGTGAGCGCGGCGCGCGCGCTCGATGTCTTCGTCGGGCAGAGCGGGCGGCGTGCGCCCCTGCAGCTCGTAGTCTTCCGGCGTGGCGTAGACGCCGCGCCGCAGGCGGATCGAGCTGGTGTAGCTGCCGACCGCGATCATCTTCAGCACCAGGATCAGGTACACGACGCCGAGAACTGGTAGCGCCGGATACTGGGTTAGTAAGTCCATGCACGCCTCCTCCGCCCCATTGAGCCGTTGGGGCTGCGCTCTCTTAGCACAGTCAGCCGCGGAAGAGTGAAGCCTAACTGCCAGGTCGCTTAGAAGCCGGCCTGGCCGTAGAGCTGTTGGTAGTGCCGGTAAGCGGTGATGACTTTCTTCACGTAATCACGGGTTTCGCGAAAGCTAATCGACTCAACGAACTCGTCGCGTTCACGGCCAGCGAAGCGCTGCTGCCACTTTTCCACCGCGCTCTCACCGCCGTTGTAGGCCGCCAGGGCCATCAGCGGGTCGCCGAACCGAGCCAGGAGTTGGGAGAGATAGCGGATGCCGAGCGCGATGTTGCGCCGCGGCTCGCGCAGCTCTGCCGTAGTAACGGGTGCGCCCGCGACCCGCTCGGCCGTGCTTGGCAGCAGCTGCATCAAGCCCCAGGCATCGGCCGGCGAACGAGCCTCGGGATCATAGAGGCTTTCCTGGCGGATGAGCGCGGCGACGAGCAGGGGGGCGATTGGCGTGCTGCCGCCGTCGCGCCCGGCAGCAGTTATGGCCGTTTCGATCTCACTGCGAAATCCGAGCGGGTAGAGCAGCAGTTGTCGCTCGTTCGCACTCAAGCCGGCTTTGTCGCCGAGCTGGCGGGCCAGTCGCAGGGCGGCGCTGTGGCCGTCGGCGGCGCGGTACCAGCGCAGCAGCTGTCGCAGCGCGTTGGCGTCGCGTACGTGCTCGCGTTCATAGGCCGTCAATTCAGCGCGGGCCAGCACACGTAATCCCATTGCCATCAGCTCGGCGGCGCGCAGCAGATGGTAATCCGCGCCCGCGGGCGGCCCGGCTAAGTCGGCTGTCGTCGGACTGGTGCTTGCCGCCACGGCGAGCCCGAGCCGTTGCTCCGCCCACATGGCGTAGTAACTTGCCGGCGCTTCGACCACGATCCGGCGGTAGAGCTCGCGTGCTGCCGGTCCGCGCGCCTGATGATCGAGCACGCGGGCGCGCCAGTACAACGCATCGGCGCACGCTGCGGTATCGCTGCACTGTGCCAGCGCCGCGAAGCTCTGCTCGGCGCCCTGCCAGTCGCCGCCGCAGTACTTGATCCACCCGACGCGCCAGCGAGCCTCGCGTGCCAGTTTGTGACGGGGAGCGCTGCGCGTCAGCTGGCGGTAAGCCGCGATTGCCCGGTCTGCCCGGCCGGCGCGCTCGTGGATGCGGCCGATAGCGTAAAGCGCCTCGAGGCTTTGCGGTGCCCGCGGGCGGCGCCGGCGCAGCTCGGTGAACGCAGCCAGCGCCTCGGCCTCGCGGTCGCGGTTCCACAAGATCGAGGCGATGCGGAACTCGGTGGCAGCGGCGGCCGCGCCTGCTTCCGTCCGCGCCACCTGCCTGAGCCGCGCCACAGCTTCATCAACACGGCCCAGGGCCAGCAACACCTGAGTGTGCAGGCGGGCGACCTCGGCGCGCTCTTCGATCCCGCTGTCTTTGGCCAATTCGCGCGCAAGCTTGTCGGCGGCGCCGTAATCCCGCTCGCTCACCAGGATCCGCAGTTCGTCCAGGCGTGACGAAACCGAGGGCGCCAATTCGGGGTGGCTTGCGCGCAGGCGCTGTAGCTCGGTCTTGGCCTGCCGGCCGATCGCCTCGGCCGGCAGCTCACGCCGCAGAGCCAGCAAGGCAGCGGCGGCCGCCGCCACCTCGCCAGCGGTCAAGTCTGCGCGCGCCAACTCGAGTCGAGCTTGCTGGGCTACGTCGGGCGCTTGTGCTCGGGCGGCCTCGATCAGGGTCGCGCGAGCTGCGTCGGTGCGTCCGAGCTGTAGCTCGGCCCGCGCCAGTTCTAAGCCGGCACGTTCGTAGTGCACACTGCCGGGGTATTCCGAGCGCAGGCGGCGTAGCGTCGCGGTAGCGTCAGCAGCTTGGCCGCTGCCGGCTTGGGCCAAGCCGAGATAGTGGAGGTGATAGTCTGCTAGTTCGGGATAATCGCGGAGCAGCACCTGAAAGCGCGGTGCCGCTTCGGCAAAACGGCCATGATCGATCAGTTCCACCGCTTCAGCAAAAGCTCGGCGCCGATCGCTCGGCACGGCAATCTCCGCGGGCGCCGGCGGCTTGAGTTCCAGCCGGCCGCAGGCCGCCAACATCCCCGCACTCACCACCACCAGCACCAATCGCCGCATTGGTTGTGCGTAGCATATCCGTCGCGGCGTCCAAACGGTCCCGACGAATCAACGTCTTGACCGTGACCCATGGCGGTTTGGCGCGCTAGGCAAGGAACGTATACGCGGAAGTCACCCGCTGCGAGCGTGATCGGGAAGACTCTCTGCGTCGGTTGGTGACGGTGGTGGAGGAGGAAGGCTTGGCGCCCGCCCGAAGTGTTCATCTCGCTGCACCTGGCTGCCGAGCCACAGCCGCCCCGGCGTCCAAACGACCGGACGAATTGACATGGTGCGGGGCTTCGGCCAACAACCGTGCATGACGACTGCGCTGGTTCTGGCATCGGCTTCACCCCGCCGGCGTGAATTGCTCGGCCAACTCGAAATACAGTTCGAGATCGTACCGAGCACGGTGCCGGAGGTGCCGGCAGCCGGGGAGCGGGCCGAGGCCTTCGCACAGCGGATTGCCCGCGACAAGGCGCTGGAAGTGGCGCAGCGTCGCCCGGGGCAATGGGTGCTAGCGGCCGATACGGTCGTAGTCTGTGACGGCGCGATCCTGGGAAAGCCCGCGGATCGTACGGAGGCGCGGCGTATGCTGACTATGCTGGCGGCACGCAGCCATCGCGTCCTTACCGCGGTTGCACTCGCTAGCCCAGCCGATGCCTTGGTCGAAGAGCGGCTGGTCGCGACCACCGTGACCTTTCGTGCGCTTGCGGCCGGAGAGATCGAAGCCTACCTCGACACGGGCGAGCCGTTCGACAAGGCTGGCGCCTACGCCATCCAGGGGCAGGCCGCTGCCTTTGTAACCGCCATAGATGGCTCGTGGAGCAACGTGGTTGGCCTGCCGCTCGAAGAAGTGCGGGAGTTGCTCCAGCGCCACGGCTTGCTGGCCGTAGCGGCGGCAGCGAGCGCCTGAGGAGCATGATCGACATTGCGGGCAACATCGCGCGGGTGCGCGAGCAGGTGGCGCGTGCAGAGGAGCGCGCGGGGCGCGCCGCGGGCTGTGTGCGGCTGATTGCCGTGGCGAAGACCAAGCCGGCCGAGTTGGTGGCGGCGGCCATCCGGGCCGGGATTACCGACATCGGTGAGAACTACGTGCAGGAAGCGGCGGCAAAGATTGCCGCGGTCGACTTGCCCGCGTGCTGGCACCTCATCGGACACCTGCAGCGCAACAAGGCCGGGCGCGCCGTCGAGCTGTTCAACGTTATTCAGACCGTGGACCAGCTCGCTTTGGCCGAGGCCCTCGATCGATACGGTGCGCGGCGGGGCCGGCCGGTGCGGATCCTGGCCGAGATAAATGTCGGAGGGGAAGCAACAAAGAGCGGCGTCGCGCCCGCGCAAGCGGATGAATTCGTGACAGCGCTCGGGCGGCTGTGCCACCTGCAACTAGAAGGACTGATGACCGTGCCGCCGCCGGTTGCGGCGCACGAGGCGGGGCGGTACTTTGCCGCTCTGCGCGACTTGCGGGACCGGCTGGCGCGGGACACCGGGATGGCATTGGCCGAGCTATCAATGGGAATGACCGATGACTTCGAAGTTGCCATCGCCGAGGGCGCTACCATGGTACGCGTCGGGCGCGCCATCTTCGGGCCACGGGAGGGAAAGGCTACATGAAGAAGCGAGCGAAAGCGGTCAGCCCTAAGCCGACCGTCGGATTCATCGGCGGCGGC from Deltaproteobacteria bacterium harbors:
- a CDS encoding MAPEG family protein translates to MDLLTQYPALPVLGVVYLILVLKMIAVGSYTSSIRLRRGVYATPEDYELQGRTPPALPDEDIERARRAHRNDLENILPFFGAALFYALTQPSMFMTRVYFWGFCLARICHSVFYIRHRQPHRTIAFSVGLILMVLMVLSTLISLL
- a CDS encoding transglycosylase SLT domain-containing protein, with the protein product MRRLVLVVVSAGMLAACGRLELKPPAPAEIAVPSDRRRAFAEAVELIDHGRFAEAAPRFQVLLRDYPELADYHLHYLGLAQAGSGQAADATATLRRLRSEYPGSVHYERAGLELARAELQLGRTDAARATLIEAARAQAPDVAQQARLELARADLTAGEVAAAAAALLALRRELPAEAIGRQAKTELQRLRASHPELAPSVSSRLDELRILVSERDYGAADKLARELAKDSGIEERAEVARLHTQVLLALGRVDEAVARLRQVARTEAGAAAAATEFRIASILWNRDREAEALAAFTELRRRRPRAPQSLEALYAIGRIHERAGRADRAIAAYRQLTRSAPRHKLAREARWRVGWIKYCGGDWQGAEQSFAALAQCSDTAACADALYWRARVLDHQARGPAARELYRRIVVEAPASYYAMWAEQRLGLAVAASTSPTTADLAGPPAGADYHLLRAAELMAMGLRVLARAELTAYEREHVRDANALRQLLRWYRAADGHSAALRLARQLGDKAGLSANERQLLLYPLGFRSEIETAITAAGRDGGSTPIAPLLVAALIRQESLYDPEARSPADAWGLMQLLPSTAERVAGAPVTTAELREPRRNIALGIRYLSQLLARFGDPLMALAAYNGGESAVEKWQQRFAGRERDEFVESISFRETRDYVKKVITAYRHYQQLYGQAGF
- the maf gene encoding septum formation inhibitor Maf codes for the protein MTTALVLASASPRRRELLGQLEIQFEIVPSTVPEVPAAGERAEAFAQRIARDKALEVAQRRPGQWVLAADTVVVCDGAILGKPADRTEARRMLTMLAARSHRVLTAVALASPADALVEERLVATTVTFRALAAGEIEAYLDTGEPFDKAGAYAIQGQAAAFVTAIDGSWSNVVGLPLEEVRELLQRHGLLAVAAAASA
- a CDS encoding YggS family pyridoxal phosphate-dependent enzyme, with protein sequence MIDIAGNIARVREQVARAEERAGRAAGCVRLIAVAKTKPAELVAAAIRAGITDIGENYVQEAAAKIAAVDLPACWHLIGHLQRNKAGRAVELFNVIQTVDQLALAEALDRYGARRGRPVRILAEINVGGEATKSGVAPAQADEFVTALGRLCHLQLEGLMTVPPPVAAHEAGRYFAALRDLRDRLARDTGMALAELSMGMTDDFEVAIAEGATMVRVGRAIFGPREGKAT